From one Peredibacter starrii genomic stretch:
- a CDS encoding sigma-70 family RNA polymerase sigma factor: protein MEPKLNPQETSRQEIIKNFMPTIRYWAKHYHYQYHQVLEFEDLVMVGIIGLIDAMNKYKKDKQNQFKTYAEFRIRGEIIDELRKQDWMTRSERNKQKKYKRAKNNLTEELGRAPTSVEMSNVLPFKSKDMIRLEQYESGDTIKQYVEGETVSKGNLENSEFENYSLKKTLAVVMDELPRTMRLIVTLKYFEDLNFFEISKVVNLSEGRICQLHAEALDMLKNHIENQKIDILAA from the coding sequence GTGGAACCAAAACTAAATCCCCAAGAGACTTCTCGGCAGGAAATCATAAAAAATTTCATGCCCACCATCCGTTACTGGGCCAAGCACTATCACTACCAATATCACCAGGTCTTAGAATTTGAGGACTTAGTGATGGTCGGAATTATCGGACTTATAGATGCCATGAATAAGTATAAGAAAGATAAGCAAAATCAATTTAAAACCTACGCTGAATTCCGTATCCGTGGGGAAATCATTGATGAGCTTCGTAAACAGGACTGGATGACCCGTTCTGAGCGTAACAAGCAGAAGAAGTATAAACGCGCTAAAAACAACCTGACTGAAGAGTTGGGTCGCGCGCCTACCTCGGTGGAGATGTCAAACGTGCTGCCGTTTAAATCGAAAGATATGATCCGTCTTGAGCAGTACGAAAGTGGCGACACCATCAAGCAATACGTTGAGGGTGAAACGGTTTCAAAAGGTAATCTTGAAAACTCTGAGTTCGAGAATTACTCGCTCAAGAAAACACTCGCAGTGGTAATGGATGAACTTCCACGTACCATGAGACTGATTGTAACTTTAAAATACTTTGAGGACTTAAACTTCTTTGAGATCTCGAAAGTTGTGAACCTATCTGAGGGTCGTATTTGTCAGCTTCACGCTGAGGCCCTGGATATGTTGAAGAATCATATTGAGAATCAAAAGATCGATATTCTTGCCGCTTAA
- the fadB gene encoding fatty acid oxidation complex subunit alpha FadB: MLFNGQAFRLETLPNDILKVVFDLKDQSTNVFNALALKELGEMLEVIKKQKARGLLFTSGKASGFVFGADVTEFLGHFKKTEDEMKTWIASINKIFNGYEDLPYPKVCLINGFALGGGCEITLTMDYRLASPKAAMGLPETKLGIIPGWGGTVRLPRLVGADHAIEWITGAKHYKAEEALKFGAIDGIIEDARLEEAGIKLIEKAIAGEMDWQARVNQKKSPLKLDKIESAMSFDGSKAFVAAMAGPNYPAPVKAVETMQKAARMNRDEALALEGETFAVCAKTKTAECLTQVFLGDQYLKKVSKSVTKNAKPTQMGAVLGAGIMGGGIAYQSASTGTPVLMKDIKHEQLDLGMNEAGKLLLKEVERKKMTPEKMAKVIAQITPTLSYADFGATQFVVEAVVENEKVKKSVLAEVEKSTSADTVLASNTSTISITKLAEGLARPDKFCGMHFFNPVHRMPLVEIIRGAKSSEETIAQAVNYAVQMGKTPIVVNDCAGFLVNRILFPYFKGFAHLIEDGVDFQRIDKVMEKFGWPMGPAYLLDVVGIDTGVHAAKIMADAFPDRMAYTSKTIMEVMYENKRFGQKNGVGFYEYEIDKKGKPVKKVNPAVYELIKTAVKKQIDITDEEIIMRMMIPMIVESSRCLEDKIVNTPVEVDMGLLLGLGFPPFRAGALKYADTIGLKKLEEESKKYQSIGHMYDFTPFMKGLAAENKTYY; the protein is encoded by the coding sequence ATGTTATTTAACGGTCAGGCATTCCGCCTTGAAACTCTCCCAAATGATATTTTAAAAGTTGTTTTTGATCTGAAAGATCAATCGACAAACGTGTTCAATGCTCTCGCACTAAAAGAACTTGGTGAGATGCTTGAAGTAATTAAAAAACAAAAAGCACGTGGTCTTCTCTTCACTTCTGGTAAGGCCAGTGGATTCGTATTCGGTGCAGACGTTACTGAATTCCTGGGTCACTTTAAAAAGACCGAAGATGAAATGAAAACGTGGATCGCGAGCATCAATAAAATTTTCAACGGCTATGAAGATCTTCCTTATCCAAAAGTTTGTTTGATCAATGGCTTCGCTCTTGGTGGTGGTTGCGAAATCACTCTTACGATGGATTACCGTCTTGCATCGCCTAAAGCAGCAATGGGTCTTCCTGAAACAAAACTTGGAATCATTCCTGGATGGGGTGGCACGGTTCGTCTTCCTCGTCTGGTCGGTGCAGATCACGCTATTGAATGGATCACAGGTGCTAAACACTACAAAGCGGAAGAAGCTCTTAAATTTGGTGCGATTGACGGTATTATCGAAGACGCTCGTCTGGAAGAAGCTGGTATCAAGCTTATTGAGAAAGCAATTGCTGGTGAGATGGATTGGCAAGCGCGCGTTAATCAGAAGAAATCTCCTCTTAAGTTAGATAAAATCGAATCGGCCATGAGCTTTGATGGCTCTAAAGCATTTGTTGCTGCGATGGCCGGCCCTAACTATCCTGCTCCAGTTAAAGCAGTTGAGACCATGCAAAAGGCCGCTCGTATGAATCGCGATGAGGCACTTGCTCTTGAAGGTGAGACATTCGCTGTTTGTGCTAAAACAAAAACAGCGGAATGCTTAACTCAAGTCTTCCTTGGTGATCAGTATCTTAAAAAAGTTTCAAAATCTGTAACAAAGAACGCTAAACCAACTCAGATGGGCGCGGTTCTTGGTGCTGGTATCATGGGTGGCGGTATTGCTTATCAATCAGCTTCAACTGGAACTCCAGTGCTGATGAAAGATATTAAGCACGAGCAACTTGATCTTGGTATGAACGAAGCTGGTAAACTTCTTCTTAAAGAAGTTGAACGTAAAAAAATGACTCCGGAGAAAATGGCAAAAGTTATTGCACAAATTACTCCAACGCTTTCTTACGCTGACTTTGGGGCCACTCAATTCGTGGTTGAAGCTGTCGTTGAGAATGAGAAAGTGAAGAAATCAGTTCTTGCTGAGGTCGAGAAATCCACATCTGCTGATACAGTTCTTGCTTCTAACACTTCAACCATCTCAATCACAAAACTAGCTGAAGGCCTTGCTCGTCCGGATAAATTCTGCGGTATGCACTTCTTTAACCCAGTTCACCGAATGCCTTTGGTTGAGATCATCCGTGGTGCGAAGAGTTCGGAAGAAACAATCGCTCAAGCAGTTAACTATGCTGTTCAGATGGGTAAAACGCCAATCGTTGTTAACGACTGCGCGGGCTTCCTGGTGAACAGAATTCTATTCCCTTACTTCAAGGGCTTTGCTCACTTGATCGAAGATGGTGTGGATTTCCAACGCATCGATAAAGTGATGGAAAAATTCGGCTGGCCAATGGGTCCGGCGTACCTTCTCGACGTCGTTGGTATCGATACAGGAGTTCACGCGGCGAAAATTATGGCCGACGCTTTCCCTGATCGCATGGCCTATACATCGAAGACCATCATGGAAGTGATGTATGAGAATAAGCGCTTCGGTCAGAAGAACGGTGTTGGTTTCTACGAGTATGAAATCGATAAAAAAGGTAAACCAGTTAAAAAAGTTAACCCTGCGGTTTATGAACTGATTAAGACAGCGGTGAAAAAACAAATTGATATCACAGACGAAGAAATCATCATGCGTATGATGATCCCTATGATCGTTGAATCATCTCGTTGTCTGGAAGATAAGATTGTAAACACTCCAGTGGAAGTGGACATGGGTCTTCTTCTTGGTCTTGGATTCCCTCCATTCCGCGCTGGTGCCCTTAAGTATGCTGACACGATTGGACTAAAAAAACTTGAAGAAGAGTCTAAGAAGTATCAATCAATCGGCCACATGTATGACTTCACGCCATTCATGAAAGGTCTGGCAGCGGAAAACAAAACTTATTATTAA
- the fadA gene encoding acetyl-CoA C-acyltransferase FadA: protein MKNAVIIDAVRTPMARSKAGNFRFVRAEELSAHLMREILKRNSNVNPAEIEDIIWGCVQQTLEQCYNIGRNAQLLTDIPKTVSAQTVNRLCGSSMTAIHMAVQGIWSGQGDIFLCGGVEHMGHVPMTYGVDFNPALAKTTSKGAGSMGLTAELLGRMHGITRLQQDEFAAASHRKAHEATLKGRFKDEMVATPGHDDLGVPSMISIDEVIRPETTVETLGKLPAVFDPKNGTVTAGNSSALSDGASAVIIMSEDKAKALGLKPMARIVSMASTGCEPSIMGYGPVASSRKALERAGLKMDQMDIIELNEAFAAQSLPVIKDLGLLDVMDKKVNLNGGAIALGHPLGCSGARITGTLAHQLRSNNKKYGLATMCIGLGQGVATVIENLN from the coding sequence ATGAAGAATGCAGTAATTATTGATGCAGTAAGAACGCCGATGGCAAGATCGAAAGCGGGTAATTTCCGTTTCGTTCGCGCTGAAGAACTTTCGGCCCACCTAATGCGTGAAATTCTAAAACGTAACTCAAATGTTAACCCTGCTGAAATCGAAGACATCATCTGGGGATGTGTTCAGCAGACACTTGAGCAGTGTTACAACATCGGTCGTAATGCTCAACTTCTAACAGATATCCCTAAGACTGTTTCGGCCCAAACCGTGAACCGACTGTGTGGTTCTTCAATGACTGCCATCCATATGGCCGTTCAAGGCATCTGGTCGGGCCAAGGTGACATTTTCCTTTGTGGTGGTGTCGAACATATGGGTCACGTGCCAATGACTTATGGAGTGGATTTTAACCCTGCTCTAGCGAAGACAACTTCTAAGGGCGCGGGCTCGATGGGTCTGACAGCTGAACTTCTTGGCCGTATGCACGGGATCACTCGTCTTCAACAAGATGAATTCGCCGCTGCTTCTCACCGTAAAGCTCACGAAGCAACTCTAAAAGGTCGCTTTAAAGATGAGATGGTTGCAACTCCTGGTCACGACGATCTGGGCGTGCCTTCAATGATCTCGATTGATGAAGTCATTCGTCCTGAAACAACGGTTGAAACTCTTGGTAAGCTTCCAGCTGTTTTCGATCCGAAGAATGGTACAGTTACGGCCGGTAACTCTTCTGCCCTTTCTGATGGTGCATCTGCTGTGATCATCATGTCTGAAGATAAGGCGAAGGCCCTTGGCCTGAAACCAATGGCAAGAATCGTTTCTATGGCGAGCACTGGTTGTGAGCCATCAATCATGGGATACGGCCCGGTGGCCTCTTCTAGAAAGGCCCTGGAGCGCGCAGGACTTAAGATGGATCAGATGGACATCATCGAACTAAACGAAGCCTTCGCTGCTCAGTCGCTTCCAGTAATTAAAGATCTTGGTCTACTTGATGTTATGGATAAAAAGGTAAACCTTAACGGTGGTGCGATTGCTCTTGGTCACCCACTTGGATGTTCAGGTGCTCGTATCACTGGTACACTTGCCCACCAACTTCGTAGTAATAACAAGAAGTATGGTCTGGCCACAATGTGTATTGGTCTTGGTCAAGGTGTTGCAACAGTCATTGAAAATCTTAACTAA
- a CDS encoding glutathione peroxidase, with the protein MAQSVFDYTVKDIDGKDVSLSQYKGKFLLIVNVASKCGFTPQYKGLEQLFEDLKDNVVVLGFPCNQFGAQEPGDAEEIKNFCSLTYDVKFPLFAKIDVNGPKASPLYQFLKKQKRGLLGTGMIKWNFTKFLINREGQVVKRYAPNDKPEDIKKDLSKLL; encoded by the coding sequence GTGGCACAATCAGTTTTCGATTATACGGTTAAAGACATTGATGGAAAGGACGTTTCCCTCTCACAATACAAGGGCAAATTCCTTCTAATCGTCAATGTGGCCAGTAAATGCGGCTTTACCCCTCAGTACAAAGGCCTGGAACAACTTTTTGAAGACCTGAAAGATAACGTGGTGGTACTGGGTTTTCCTTGTAACCAGTTTGGTGCCCAGGAACCCGGTGATGCCGAAGAAATTAAAAACTTTTGCAGCCTAACTTACGATGTTAAATTTCCATTATTTGCCAAAATTGATGTGAATGGCCCCAAGGCCTCTCCTCTCTACCAATTTTTGAAGAAGCAAAAGCGGGGCCTTCTAGGTACCGGAATGATCAAGTGGAACTTCACAAAGTTTCTGATCAATCGCGAGGGTCAGGTGGTTAAGCGTTATGCACCGAACGATAAACCCGAAGATATCAAGAAGGATTTGTCTAAACTACTCTAG
- a CDS encoding tRNA-uridine aminocarboxypropyltransferase: MSTRRNGNPNRCPTCRINQELCVCEHLTPFDISSYVSLVVHVRELKLTSNTAQFGPLMLPEKAKIDIRGRVFETFDATPILERPGRPLFLYPHDDALELNDDFRAKYPGPYNLIIPDGNWQQARKVRQREEGFKNLMAVKLPPGITSQYGLRKAQHAEWVCTYEAMAHALGVLEGPHVTEKLMAFFRKWVKQTERARAGEFNSRGIKVSE; encoded by the coding sequence ATGAGTACCAGAAGAAACGGAAATCCTAATCGCTGTCCCACCTGTCGAATCAATCAAGAGCTTTGCGTTTGTGAGCATCTGACACCCTTCGATATTTCAAGCTATGTGTCACTAGTGGTTCACGTGCGTGAATTAAAACTGACGTCGAATACCGCACAGTTTGGCCCATTGATGCTGCCTGAGAAAGCGAAGATCGATATTCGTGGAAGAGTGTTTGAAACTTTCGATGCGACACCGATCCTGGAGCGTCCAGGCCGCCCATTGTTCTTATATCCTCACGATGATGCTTTAGAACTCAACGATGATTTCAGAGCTAAATACCCTGGCCCCTATAATCTCATTATCCCGGATGGGAACTGGCAACAGGCCCGTAAGGTCCGTCAGCGCGAAGAGGGGTTTAAAAACCTTATGGCGGTGAAACTTCCACCAGGAATCACTTCTCAATATGGTCTAAGAAAGGCCCAGCATGCTGAATGGGTTTGTACCTACGAGGCCATGGCCCACGCTTTGGGTGTGCTGGAAGGACCGCACGTGACTGAGAAGCTCATGGCCTTTTTTAGGAAGTGGGTGAAACAAACTGAAAGAGCACGTGCAGGTGAATTTAATTCTCGTGGGATAAAAGTAAGTGAATAG